In Carya illinoinensis cultivar Pawnee chromosome 16, C.illinoinensisPawnee_v1, whole genome shotgun sequence, a single window of DNA contains:
- the LOC122299508 gene encoding protein SAR DEFICIENT 1-like — protein sequence MAAKRLFNESESSKEDDQLAAAGEKRKKPRYSFASVIGEVVMVNSLQNLFSNSLEPLLRRVVKEEVENGLNRFSQLSITRSPSLRIQAPEPASSLRLIFSKKLSLPIFTGSKIVDIENNPLQVLLVDTSVTGDHQMGLVHFPHPIKIEIVVLDGDFPLGDCDAWTAEEYDSKIVKERTGKRPLLAGEVTITMRKGIATIAGDIEFTDNSSWIRSRKFRIGAKVAPGSNSQGVRIYEAMTEAFVVKDHRGELYKKHHPPKLADEVWRLQKIGKEGAFHKKLQSEGINNVQDFLKLSVVDPQKLRSILGAGMSDKMWDATLKHARTCVLGNKLYALRENNFAIFLNPICEVVKAEIDGQLIYPTSRDLNININRANIESLTRVAYENWSSLQEVDETANLLTQGETIEQYPNHQVEVLRPFHHDTGYSFLPERPVDHPMVMYGGLGSGSVQSGCSHDSAIDYNMPIENPIITNYSNISESSDGEVMNPKSFFSYC from the exons ATGGCGGCGAAACGCTTATTTAATGAATCCGAATCGTCCAAGGAAGATGATCAGCTAGCTGCAGCTGGCGAGAAAAGGAAGAAACCCAGATATTCTTTTGCTTC TGTTATTGGAGAGGTGGTAATGGTGAATTCCTTGCAGAACCTTTTCTCAAACAGCTTGGAACCTTTGCTCAGAAGAGTG GTGAAAGAAGAGGTGGAGAATGGTCTAAACCGATTTTCTCAATTATCTATAACCAGATCACCTTCATTGCGAATCCAAGCACCGGAGCCTGCATCAAGTCTCCGACTGATTTTCAGTAAGAAACTTTCACTTCCCATATTCACTGGAAGTAAGATTGTGGACATTGAAAACAACCCACTTCAAGTCCTCCTCGTAGACACAAGTGTTACCGGAGATCATCAAATGGGTCTTGTGCATTTTCCTCACCCAATCAAAATAGAAATTGTTGTTCTTGACGGGGACTTTCCTCTTGGTGATTGTGATGCTTGGACTGCTGAAGAATATGATAGCAAAATCGTAAAGGAGAGAACTGGCAAGAGGCCATTGCTTGCCGGAGAGGTAACTATCACCATGAGGAAGGGAATCGCTACTATTGCTGGAGATATAGAGTTCACAGACAACTCAAGCTGGATCCGGAGCCGGAAATTCAGGATCGGTGCAAAAGTTGCTCCGGGAAGCAACTCTCAAGGTGTTAGAATTTATGAAGCCATGACTGAAGCTTTTGTCGTCAAAGATCATCGTGGAGAAT TGTACAAGAAGCATCATCCACCAAAGTTGGCGGATGAAGTTTGGCGCCTACAGAAGATTGGGAAAGAGGGAGCTTTCCATAAGAAGCTGCAATCTGAGGGAATTAACAATGTACAAGACTTCCTGAAATTGTCCGTTGTCGACCCCCAAAAACTTAGAAGC ATTTTGGGTGCTGGAATGTCTGATAAAATGTGGGATGCAACACTAAAGCATGCTAGGACATGCGTTTTGGGCAACAAATTGTACGCTCTAAGGGAAAACAACTTTGCCATCTTCTTGAATCCTATATGCGAAGTTGTTAAGGCTGAAATTGATGGGCAACTTATATACCCAACGTCGAGGGATTTGAACATAAACATCAACAGG GCCAATATTGAGAGCTTGACAAGGGTAGCGTATGAAAATTGGAGTTCCTTGCAAGAGGTGGATGAGACTGCTAACTTACTAACgcaag GTGAAACGATCGAGCAATATCCCAACCATCAAGTAGAAGTACTGAGACCATTTCACCATGACACGGGGTATAGCTTCCTTCCCGAAAGACCTGTTGATCATCCTATGGTCATGTACGGCGGGTTAGGCAGTGGATCAGTACAGAGTGGGTGCAGTCATGACTCGGCAATAGACTATAACATGCCAATTGAAAATCCCATTATCACGAACTATAGCAATATCTCAGAATCATCAGATGGAGAAGTAATGAATCCAAAGTCTTTCTTCAGTTACTgttga
- the LOC122299507 gene encoding LEAF RUST 10 DISEASE-RESISTANCE LOCUS RECEPTOR-LIKE PROTEIN KINASE-like 1.2 isoform X1: MDTHLSLSSLLITLSFFSTVTPPSHCIEDDLFLACSRPYECGNLKNISFPFWGGERPQYCGHREYKLECRNDSYTVMKFEELEFRVLNINQSTRIMSIARVDLWDIQHSCPRKFVNTALNYTLFDYNHQTVQNLTLVYNCSSPANTSEEKRFMCGPEGGDRYNYTYYLDEINNTEVAKCRSNIKVPILRWGGATLSAQDPQETGNQTLQIVLNEGFEVKYLYGMTYVCSECEKSGGSCGSNMSNSTAPFVCFCPGEVNSVMCRRDDRKKDWWLQAGIGAGTAAVTVVIIMCIIFCIYQQRKKNKYVPSSLRSPNTSSHPSSTVGSEMGSTYFGVHLFSYTELEEATNNFDSDKELGDGGFGTVYYGKLRDGRAVAVKRLYENNWKRAEQFMNEVVILTRLRHQNLVSLYGCTSHRSRELVLVYEYIPNGTVADHLHGERAKPGALPWSTRMNIAIETASALVYLHASDIIHRDVKTNNILLDNNFCVKVADFGLSRLFPTHATHVSTAPQGTPGYVDPEYNECYRLTDKSDVFSFGVVLIELISSMPAVDITRHRQEINLSNMAINKIQNHTLHEIVDPSLGFESDYSVRRMIFAVAELAFQCLQHAKEMRPSMAKLLETLKEIQNTDYIKHDKVEDQLDISADDEIVLLKRHHSLPVSPDSALNWISTSSGSTGSI; encoded by the exons ATGGATacccatctctctctatcttcccTTCTCATCACCCTCTCCTTCTTCTCAACTGTAACACCTCCATCTCACTGCATCGAGGATGATCTTTTCCTTGCCTGCAGTCGTCCCTACGAGTGTGGAAACCTCAAAAACATCTCCTTCCCTTTCTGGGGAGGTGAGCGGCCTCAGTATTGCGGCCACAGAGAGTACAAGCTCGAGTGCCGGAACGATTCGTACACGGTTATGAAATTTGAAGAGCTTGAATTCCGGGTTCTGAACATCAACCAATCTACTCGTATCATGTCCATTGCAAGAGTGGATCTCTGGGACATCCAACATTCTTGTCCCCGAAAGTTCGTCAACACCGCTCTGAACTACACTTTGTTTGATTACAATCATCAAACGGTTCAGAACCTAACTTTAGTCTACAACTGCTCTTCTCCAGCGAATACATCGGAAGAGAAAAGGTTTATGTGCGGTCCAGAAGGTGGTGatagatataattatacttactaTTTAGACGAAATCAACAATACAGAAGTTGCGAAATGCCGTTCTAATATCAAAGTTCCCATTCTCCGGTGGGGTGGTGCTACTCTTTCTGCTCAGGACCCTCAAGAAACAGGAAACCAGACACTTCAGATAGTATTGAATGAAGGGTTTGAGGTGAAATACCTTTATGGGATGACTTATGTATGTAGCGAGTGTGAGAAATCCGGTGGGAGCTGCGGCTCTAACATGAGCAACAGTACCGCGCCGTTTGTCTGCTTTTGCCCTGGCGAAGTGAACTCTGTTATGTGTCGAAGAGACG ATCGGAAAAAGGATTGGTGGCTGCAGGCTGGAATAG GTGCTGGCACAGCTGCTGTAACCGTGGTTATAATTATGTGTATAATCTTCTGTATCTATCAACAAcgcaaaaagaataaatatgtgCCCTCATCCTTGAGATCTCCAAACACCTCTTCTCATCCATCTTCAACAGTAGGTTCTGAGATGGGAAGTACCTACTTTGGAGTTCATCTCTTTAGCTACACCGAGCTTGAGGAAGCCACCAACAATTTTGATTCAGACAAAGAACTCGGAGATGGTGGATTTGGTACCGTATACTATG GCAAGCTTCGAGATGGGCGTGCTGTTGCTGTCAAGCGTTTGTATGAAAACAACTGGAAGAGAGCCGAGCAATTCATGAACGAAGTTGTCATCCTCACTCGCCTACGCCACCAAAATCTCGTCTCCCTTTACGGTTGCACCTCTCACCGCAGCCGTGAACTCGTGCTTGTCTATGAATACATTCCCAATGGCACTGTCGCCGATCATCTTCACGGCGAACGAGCAAAACCCGGTGCACTGCCCTGGTCTACACGAATGAACATCGCCATAGAGACAGCAAGCGCTTTGGTATATCTACATGCATCTGACATCATCCACCGCGACGTGAAAACAAACAATATTCTCCTCGACAACAATTTTTGTGTCAAAGTTGCAGATTTTGGACTGTCTCGTCTCTTTCCAACACATGCCACCCATGTTTCTACTGCTCCACAAGGGACTCCTGGATATGTCGACCCAGAGTACAACGAATGCTACCGGCTTACAGACAAGAGTGATGTCTTTAGCTTCGGGGTGGTCTTGATCGAGCTTATTTCATCCATGCCTGCAGTTGACATCACACGACATCGACAGGAAATCAATCTGTCAAACATGGCTATCAACAAGATCCAAAACCACACTTTACACGAGATTGTCGATCCATCTCTTGGGTTTGAATCAGATTACAGTGTAAGAAGAATGATATTTGCTGTGGCGGAGTTGGCATTTCAGTGTCTGCAACATGCCAAGGAAATGAGACCATCCATGGCAAAGTTGCTGgaaacactaaaagagatacaAAATACGGATTACATTAAACATGACAAGGTGGAAGACCAGTTAGATATATCTGCAGATGATGAAATTGTGTTGTTGAAGAGGCATCATTCGCTGCCAGTTTCTCCAGATTCTGCTCTGAATTGGATTAGCACCTCTTCAGGATCAACTGGCAGTATTTAA